One stretch of Variovorax sp. 54 DNA includes these proteins:
- a CDS encoding DUF4126 domain-containing protein, which yields MNALDMPQLLALAAAIGWASGVRLYLVVLLTGLVGYFGWVPLPSGLQMLAHPIVLAVSGFMVFVEFFADKIPGLDSLWDVVHTAIRIPAGAALAASVFGADHGAMAVVAALLGGGFAATAHAAKATTRAAINTSPEPFSNVGASLVEDSMVPAGLWLAVAHPLVFLVLFVFVLVLSVWLIRKSWRFLRALFSRVARIFSGRPDPGVTSAFQLKKNPPGDTPNV from the coding sequence ATGAACGCACTCGACATGCCGCAACTGCTCGCACTGGCCGCCGCCATCGGCTGGGCCAGCGGCGTGCGTCTGTACCTCGTCGTGCTGCTGACCGGCCTGGTCGGCTACTTCGGCTGGGTGCCGTTGCCTTCGGGGCTGCAGATGCTCGCGCATCCGATCGTGCTCGCGGTCAGCGGCTTCATGGTGTTCGTCGAGTTCTTCGCCGACAAGATCCCGGGCCTCGACTCGCTCTGGGACGTGGTGCACACCGCCATCCGCATCCCCGCCGGTGCGGCGCTCGCGGCCAGCGTGTTCGGTGCCGACCATGGCGCGATGGCCGTCGTGGCGGCGCTGCTGGGCGGCGGCTTTGCGGCCACGGCGCATGCGGCCAAGGCCACCACGCGCGCGGCCATCAACACCTCGCCCGAGCCGTTCTCGAACGTCGGTGCCTCGCTGGTCGAAGACTCGATGGTGCCGGCCGGGCTGTGGCTCGCGGTGGCGCATCCGCTGGTCTTTCTGGTGCTGTTCGTCTTCGTGCTCGTGCTCAGCGTGTGGCTCATCCGCAAGAGCTGGCGTTTTCTGCGCGCGCTGTTCAGCCGCGTGGCACGCATCTTCAGTGGCCGGCCCGATCCGGGCGTCACGTCCGCCTTTCAACTGAAAAAGAATCCTCCGGGAGACACTCCGAATGTTTAA
- a CDS encoding enoyl-CoA hydratase/isomerase family protein → MSSTFTKLNLAIDGAVARIWLDQPDARNAFDDVVIAELTQAFLEAGAAPQVKAVVLGANGPAFCAGANLNWMRRMADYTRDENLADAGKLADMLRTIAECPKPTIARVQGDVYAGGMGLVAACDMAVSVDTAWYCLSEVKIGLVPATISPYVLRAMGPRASQRYFLTAERFTAAEAHRIGFVHEVVAADALDAKVDELLKALTGASPAAVRACKQLIADVAGREIDSALIAKTVEGIADIRSSDEGREGVQAFLQKRKPSWLAG, encoded by the coding sequence ATGAGCAGCACCTTCACCAAGCTGAACCTCGCCATCGACGGCGCGGTCGCACGCATCTGGCTCGACCAGCCCGACGCACGCAACGCCTTCGACGACGTCGTGATCGCCGAGCTGACGCAGGCTTTTCTCGAAGCCGGCGCTGCGCCGCAGGTCAAGGCCGTCGTGCTCGGCGCGAACGGCCCGGCCTTCTGCGCGGGCGCCAACCTCAACTGGATGCGCCGCATGGCCGACTACACGCGGGACGAGAACCTCGCCGACGCGGGCAAGCTGGCCGACATGCTGCGCACCATCGCCGAGTGCCCCAAGCCCACCATCGCGCGCGTGCAGGGCGACGTGTACGCGGGCGGCATGGGGCTCGTGGCCGCGTGCGACATGGCCGTGAGCGTCGACACCGCCTGGTACTGCCTCAGCGAAGTGAAGATCGGCCTCGTGCCCGCGACCATCAGCCCGTACGTGCTGCGCGCCATGGGCCCGCGCGCGTCGCAGCGCTACTTCCTCACGGCCGAGCGCTTCACCGCCGCCGAGGCGCACCGCATCGGCTTCGTGCATGAAGTGGTGGCCGCCGACGCGCTCGACGCCAAGGTCGACGAGCTGCTGAAGGCGCTCACCGGCGCCAGCCCCGCCGCCGTGCGCGCCTGCAAGCAGCTGATCGCCGACGTGGCCGGCCGCGAGATCGACAGCGCACTCATCGCCAAGACCGTCGAAGGCATCGCCGACATCCGTTCGAGCGACGAAGGCCGTGAGGGCGTGCAGGCCTTCCTGCAGAAGCGCAAGCCGTCCTGGCTCGCCGGCTGA
- a CDS encoding carboxyl transferase domain-containing protein: MSKLETKLNARSADFQANAAAMRALVDDLQKQFAKVEQGGGEAARAKHTARGKLLPRDRVAELLDPGTPFLEIAPLAAHAMYLDGKGAESAPGAGIITGIGRVNGVDCMIVCNDATVKGGTYYPLTVKKHLRAQEIAEQNRLPCIYLVDSGGANLPNQDEVFPDRDHFGRIFYNQANMSAQGIPQIAVVMGSCTAGGAYVPAMSDESIIVKNQGTIFLGGPPLVKAATGEVVSAEDLGGGDVHTRLSGVVDHLAQNDLHALALARSAVANLNAKSAEKPDGAAVRAPEFPREELYGVIPTDTRKPFDVREIIARIVDGSEFHEFKARFGATLVCGFAEIEGMPVGIIANNGILFSESAQKGAHFIELCCQRKIPLVFLQNITGFMVGRKYENEGIARHGAKMVTAVATANVPKFTIIIGGSFGAGNYGMCGRAYSPRFLWMWPNARISVMGGEQAASVLATVKRDGIELKGGSWSADEEEAFKAPIRQQYEDQGHPYYATARLWDDGIIDPADTRRVLALGLAASRNAPIPEPKFGIFRM, from the coding sequence ATGAGCAAACTCGAAACCAAACTCAACGCCCGGTCCGCAGACTTCCAAGCGAATGCCGCGGCCATGCGCGCGCTGGTCGATGACCTGCAAAAGCAGTTCGCCAAAGTGGAGCAGGGCGGCGGCGAGGCCGCGCGTGCCAAGCACACGGCGCGCGGCAAGCTGCTGCCGCGCGACCGCGTGGCCGAACTGCTCGACCCGGGCACGCCCTTCCTCGAAATCGCGCCGCTGGCCGCGCACGCGATGTACCTCGACGGCAAGGGGGCCGAGTCGGCACCGGGTGCCGGCATCATCACCGGCATCGGCCGCGTGAACGGCGTCGACTGCATGATCGTGTGCAACGACGCGACCGTGAAGGGCGGCACCTACTACCCGCTGACCGTCAAGAAGCACCTGCGCGCGCAGGAGATCGCCGAGCAGAACCGCCTGCCCTGCATCTACCTGGTGGACTCGGGCGGTGCCAACCTGCCGAACCAGGACGAGGTGTTTCCGGACCGCGACCACTTCGGCCGCATCTTCTACAACCAGGCCAACATGAGCGCCCAGGGCATTCCGCAGATCGCGGTGGTCATGGGCTCGTGCACGGCCGGCGGCGCGTACGTGCCGGCGATGAGCGACGAATCGATCATCGTGAAGAACCAGGGCACCATCTTCCTGGGCGGCCCGCCGCTCGTGAAGGCGGCCACCGGCGAGGTCGTGTCGGCCGAAGACCTGGGCGGCGGCGACGTGCATACGCGCCTGTCGGGCGTGGTCGATCACCTGGCGCAGAACGACCTGCACGCGCTGGCGCTGGCACGCTCGGCGGTCGCCAACCTCAACGCGAAGTCGGCTGAGAAGCCGGACGGCGCTGCGGTGCGCGCGCCCGAGTTCCCGCGCGAGGAGTTGTACGGCGTGATCCCCACCGACACGCGCAAGCCCTTCGACGTGCGCGAGATCATTGCGCGCATCGTCGACGGCAGCGAGTTCCACGAGTTCAAGGCCCGCTTCGGCGCCACGCTGGTCTGCGGCTTTGCCGAGATCGAAGGCATGCCGGTCGGCATCATCGCCAACAACGGCATCCTGTTCAGCGAGTCGGCGCAGAAGGGGGCGCACTTCATCGAGCTGTGCTGCCAGCGCAAGATTCCGCTGGTGTTTTTGCAGAACATCACCGGCTTCATGGTGGGCCGCAAGTACGAGAACGAAGGCATCGCGCGCCACGGCGCCAAGATGGTGACGGCCGTGGCCACCGCCAACGTGCCCAAGTTCACCATCATCATCGGCGGCAGCTTCGGCGCCGGCAACTACGGCATGTGCGGCCGCGCATACAGCCCGCGCTTCCTCTGGATGTGGCCCAACGCACGCATCAGCGTGATGGGCGGCGAGCAGGCCGCGAGCGTGCTGGCCACCGTGAAGCGCGATGGCATCGAACTGAAGGGCGGCAGCTGGAGCGCGGACGAAGAAGAAGCCTTCAAGGCGCCGATCCGCCAGCAGTACGAAGACCAGGGCCACCCCTACTACGCCACCGCGCGCCTGTGGGACGACGGCATCATCGACCCGGCCGACACGCGCCGCGTGCTCGCACTGGGCCTGGCGGCGTCGCGCAACGCGCCCATTCCAGAGCCGAAGTTCGGCATCTTCCGCATGTGA
- a CDS encoding AMP-binding protein: protein MPLTQSLAQGATDVPLIEHPIGDFFDDMVARQPDREALVSRHEGQRFTYRELQTASNRLASALLNLGLVPGDRVGIWSHNNVPWVLMQIATAKVGLILVNINPAYRTSELEYALNKVGCKALVTMAQFKTSDYLGMLRELGPAKLPQLLHTFWIDAKPGQGDEQPGMRRFSELLASGDAADARVAATQQTLKATDPINIQFTSGTTGFPKGATLTHRNILNNGFFIGECMKLTPADRLCIPVPLYHCFGMVLGNLACLTHGSAIVYPNDGFDPLTVLETVQAEKCTGLHGVPTMFIAELDHPRFKEFDLSTLRTGIMAGSPCPTEVMKRVVDQMHLNEITIAYGMTETSPVSCQSSTDTPLDKRVSTVGTVQPHLEVKIIDPETGAVMPIGKSGELCTRGYSVMHGYWEDEPRTREAIDAERWMHTGDLATMDAEGYVNIVGRIKDLVIRGGENIYPREIEEFLYRHPKVQDVQVVGLPDRKYGEELCAWIIVKPGQSATDTEIRDFCKGQIAHYKVPKYIQFVSEFPMTVTGKIQKFKIRDAMTEQLGLTQEKTA from the coding sequence ATGCCATTGACGCAAAGCCTGGCCCAAGGCGCCACCGACGTCCCCCTCATCGAACACCCCATCGGCGACTTCTTCGACGACATGGTCGCCAGGCAGCCCGACCGCGAAGCCCTCGTCAGCCGCCATGAAGGCCAGCGCTTCACGTACCGCGAGCTGCAGACCGCATCGAACCGCCTCGCGAGCGCGCTGCTGAACCTGGGGCTCGTGCCCGGCGACCGCGTGGGCATCTGGTCGCACAACAACGTGCCGTGGGTGCTGATGCAGATCGCGACCGCCAAGGTCGGCCTGATCCTCGTGAACATCAATCCCGCCTACCGCACCTCGGAGCTCGAGTACGCGCTCAACAAGGTCGGCTGCAAGGCGCTGGTGACGATGGCGCAGTTCAAGACCAGCGACTACCTGGGCATGCTGCGCGAGCTGGGCCCGGCGAAGCTGCCGCAGCTGCTGCACACCTTCTGGATCGACGCCAAGCCCGGCCAGGGCGACGAGCAGCCCGGCATGCGCCGCTTCAGCGAGCTGCTGGCCAGCGGCGATGCGGCCGATGCGCGCGTGGCCGCCACGCAGCAGACGCTGAAGGCCACCGACCCGATCAACATCCAGTTCACCAGCGGCACCACGGGCTTTCCCAAGGGCGCGACGCTCACGCACCGCAACATCCTGAACAACGGCTTCTTCATCGGCGAGTGCATGAAGCTCACGCCGGCCGACCGCCTGTGCATTCCGGTGCCGCTGTACCACTGCTTCGGCATGGTGCTGGGCAACCTGGCGTGTCTGACGCACGGCTCGGCCATCGTGTACCCGAACGACGGGTTCGACCCGCTCACGGTGCTCGAAACGGTGCAGGCCGAAAAATGCACGGGCCTGCACGGCGTGCCCACGATGTTCATTGCCGAGCTGGACCATCCGCGCTTCAAGGAGTTCGATCTGTCGACCTTGCGCACCGGCATCATGGCCGGCTCGCCGTGCCCGACCGAGGTGATGAAGCGTGTGGTCGACCAGATGCATCTGAACGAGATCACCATCGCCTACGGCATGACCGAGACCAGCCCCGTGAGCTGCCAGAGCAGCACCGACACGCCGCTGGACAAGCGCGTGTCGACCGTGGGCACGGTGCAGCCGCACCTCGAAGTGAAGATCATCGACCCCGAGACCGGCGCGGTCATGCCCATCGGCAAGTCGGGCGAGCTCTGCACGCGCGGCTACTCGGTGATGCACGGCTACTGGGAAGACGAACCCCGAACGCGCGAAGCCATCGACGCCGAGCGCTGGATGCACACCGGCGACCTCGCCACGATGGACGCCGAGGGCTACGTGAACATCGTCGGCCGCATCAAGGACCTGGTGATCCGCGGCGGCGAGAACATCTACCCGCGCGAGATCGAAGAATTCCTGTACCGCCACCCCAAGGTGCAGGACGTGCAGGTGGTCGGCCTGCCCGACAGGAAGTACGGCGAAGAGCTGTGCGCCTGGATCATCGTCAAGCCCGGCCAAAGCGCTACCGACACCGAGATCCGCGATTTCTGCAAGGGCCAGATCGCGCACTACAAGGTGCCGAAGTACATCCAGTTCGTCTCCGAGTTCCCGATGACGGTGACCGGCAAGATCCAGAAATTCAAGATCCGCGATGCCATGACCGAGCAACTCGGTCTCACGCAAGAAAAGACAGCATGA
- a CDS encoding isovaleryl-CoA dehydrogenase, which yields MHDFGLNFDLGDDIDALRSAIQDFAAHEIAPRAAEIDRDNLFPHDLWQKLGELGLHGMTVKEEFGGTELGYLAHIVAMEEVSRASASVGLSYGAHSNLCVNQIHRNGSDAQKKKYLPKLVSGEHVGALAMSEPNAGSDVVSMKLKAEKKDGYYVLNGGKMWITNGGDADTLVIYAKTEPEMGARGMTAFIVEKNFKGFSAGTKLDKLGMRGSNTYPLFFDNCEVPEENVLGGEGMGAKVLMSGLDYERAVLSGGPLGIMAACMDAVIPYIHERQQFGQSIGEFQLMQGKIADMYSTWQATRAYVYAVGKACDRNDHARTFRKDAAGAILYSAEKATWMAGEAVQTLGGVGYTKDFPVERLWRDAKLYEIGAGTSEVRRMLIGRELFSETA from the coding sequence ATGCACGATTTCGGCCTCAACTTCGACCTGGGCGACGACATCGACGCGCTGCGCAGCGCGATCCAGGACTTCGCCGCCCACGAAATTGCGCCCCGCGCCGCCGAGATCGACCGCGACAACCTGTTCCCGCACGACCTGTGGCAAAAGCTCGGCGAGCTGGGCCTGCACGGCATGACGGTGAAGGAAGAATTCGGCGGCACCGAGCTGGGCTACCTGGCCCACATCGTGGCCATGGAAGAAGTCTCGCGCGCCTCGGCCTCGGTGGGCCTGTCGTACGGCGCGCACTCCAACCTGTGCGTGAACCAGATCCACCGCAACGGCAGCGACGCGCAGAAGAAGAAGTACCTGCCCAAGCTGGTGAGCGGCGAGCACGTCGGCGCGCTGGCCATGAGCGAGCCCAACGCCGGCTCCGATGTGGTGAGCATGAAGCTCAAGGCCGAGAAGAAGGACGGCTATTACGTGCTCAACGGCGGCAAGATGTGGATCACCAATGGCGGCGACGCCGACACGCTGGTCATCTACGCCAAGACCGAACCCGAAATGGGCGCGCGCGGCATGACGGCCTTCATCGTCGAAAAGAACTTCAAGGGCTTCTCGGCCGGCACCAAGCTCGACAAGCTCGGCATGCGCGGCTCCAACACGTACCCGCTGTTCTTCGACAACTGCGAAGTGCCCGAAGAGAACGTGCTCGGCGGCGAAGGCATGGGCGCCAAGGTGCTGATGAGCGGCCTCGACTACGAGCGCGCCGTGCTCTCGGGCGGCCCGCTGGGCATCATGGCCGCCTGCATGGACGCCGTGATTCCGTACATCCACGAGCGCCAGCAGTTCGGCCAGAGCATCGGCGAGTTCCAGCTGATGCAGGGCAAGATCGCCGACATGTACTCGACCTGGCAGGCCACCCGCGCCTACGTGTACGCCGTGGGCAAGGCCTGCGACCGCAACGACCATGCGCGCACCTTCCGCAAGGACGCGGCCGGCGCCATCCTGTACTCGGCCGAAAAGGCAACCTGGATGGCCGGCGAGGCGGTCCAGACGCTGGGCGGCGTGGGCTACACCAAGGACTTCCCGGTCGAACGGCTGTGGCGCGACGCCAAGCTGTACGAGATCGGCGCGGGCACGAGCGAAGTGCGCCGCATGCTGATCGGCCGCGAGCTGTTCAGCGAAACGGCATAA
- a CDS encoding AraC family transcriptional regulator codes for MSSPAFLRPARAVTPMAFVRAIVQGYARYGKDPAQALQAAQIAPRELARPGARVTAAQFEALSGHAMQELDDEALGWFSRRLPWGSYGMLCRASLTSPDLGVAIKRWCRHHRLLTEDITLALEVTGGVATLRITENRPLDPAFREFCLVTSLRFMHGYVCWAIDSRISLRQATFPFAAPPHHDAYPLMFTPDVHFDAPQASISFDERYLALPLLRDERALRTMLKRALPLTVLQYRRDRLLGQRVRELLRARAGEATTAEALAGLLNVSGRTLHRQLHEEGTSLQVLKNEVRHELAVEQLRRTTRPIKQVALAVGFRNEKSFSRAFLQWTGHAPRDFRQLGL; via the coding sequence TTGTCGTCTCCCGCCTTCCTGCGACCCGCCCGCGCCGTCACGCCGATGGCGTTCGTGCGAGCCATCGTGCAAGGGTATGCCCGCTACGGCAAGGACCCGGCGCAGGCCCTGCAGGCGGCACAGATCGCGCCGCGCGAACTGGCCCGCCCCGGCGCGCGGGTGACGGCCGCGCAGTTCGAGGCGCTGTCGGGCCACGCGATGCAGGAACTGGACGACGAGGCCCTGGGCTGGTTCTCGCGCCGCCTGCCCTGGGGCAGCTACGGCATGCTGTGCCGCGCCTCGCTCACCTCGCCCGACCTGGGCGTGGCCATCAAGCGCTGGTGCCGCCACCACCGCCTGCTGACCGAGGACATCACGCTCGCGCTGGAGGTGACCGGCGGCGTGGCCACGCTGCGCATCACCGAGAACCGCCCGCTCGATCCGGCGTTCCGCGAGTTCTGCCTGGTGACCAGCCTGCGCTTCATGCACGGCTACGTGTGCTGGGCCATCGACTCGCGCATCTCGCTGCGCCAGGCCACCTTTCCTTTTGCGGCGCCGCCGCACCACGACGCCTACCCGCTGATGTTCACGCCCGACGTGCACTTCGACGCGCCGCAGGCCAGCATCAGCTTCGACGAGCGCTACCTCGCGCTGCCACTGCTGCGCGACGAACGCGCGCTGCGCACCATGCTCAAGCGCGCCCTGCCGCTCACGGTGCTGCAGTACCGCCGCGACCGCCTGCTGGGCCAGCGCGTGCGCGAACTGCTGCGCGCGCGCGCCGGCGAGGCGACCACGGCCGAGGCGCTGGCGGGGCTGCTGAACGTGTCGGGACGCACGCTGCACCGGCAGCTGCATGAAGAGGGAACCTCGCTGCAGGTGCTGAAGAACGAGGTGCGGCACGAGCTGGCGGTGGAGCAACTGCGCCGGACCACGCGGCCGATCAAGCAGGTGGCGCTGGCGGTGGGCTTCCGCAACGAGAAGAGTTTTTCGCGCGCGTTCCTGCAGTGGACGGGGCACGCGCCGCGGGATTTTCGGCAGCTGGGGTTGTAG
- a CDS encoding thioredoxin family protein — translation MTSEYQTEQPDRSEIDALQGPAVVEFGTNWCGICKAAQPNIAEAFAKYPNVRRIKVEDGSGRPLGRSFNVRLWPTLVFMRDGQQVAKLVRPEDSQSIADALALIDSPA, via the coding sequence ATGACCTCCGAATACCAGACCGAGCAACCCGACCGCAGCGAGATCGACGCGCTCCAGGGCCCGGCCGTGGTGGAGTTCGGCACCAACTGGTGCGGCATCTGCAAGGCCGCGCAACCGAACATTGCCGAGGCCTTTGCCAAGTACCCGAACGTGCGCCGCATCAAGGTGGAAGACGGCAGCGGCCGCCCGCTGGGGCGTTCGTTCAACGTGCGGCTGTGGCCCACGCTGGTGTTCATGCGCGACGGGCAACAGGTCGCGAAGCTGGTGCGTCCGGAAGACAGCCAGTCGATCGCCGATGCACTGGCGTTGATCGATTCGCCGGCCTGA
- a CDS encoding HAD family hydrolase, whose translation MTPFPFSAVLFDCDGVLVDSEPITNRVLADMLGELGWQLTAEESMNIFTGKAVKDETALIEAKTGFKITDDWLRGFRARRNEALDRDLVAIPHAPAAIREIHTRLKGRIACASGADRHKVELQLAKVGLLDCFEGRIFSGHEMPRSKPYPDVYLAAAEALGVDPKRCAVVEDTVTGATAGVAAGATVFGYSTGESGHSGPGALRAAGAVAVFSDMTELPALLASYGLQAA comes from the coding sequence ATGACCCCTTTCCCCTTTTCCGCCGTTCTCTTCGATTGCGACGGCGTGCTCGTCGATTCCGAGCCCATCACCAACCGCGTGCTCGCCGACATGCTCGGCGAGCTCGGCTGGCAGCTCACGGCCGAGGAATCGATGAACATCTTCACCGGCAAGGCCGTGAAGGACGAAACGGCGCTCATCGAGGCCAAGACCGGCTTCAAGATCACCGATGACTGGCTGCGCGGTTTCCGCGCCCGCCGCAACGAGGCGCTCGACCGCGACCTCGTCGCCATTCCTCATGCGCCCGCCGCCATCCGCGAAATTCACACGCGGCTCAAGGGCCGCATCGCCTGTGCTTCGGGCGCCGACCGCCACAAAGTCGAGCTGCAACTGGCCAAGGTCGGCCTGCTCGACTGCTTCGAGGGCCGCATCTTCAGCGGCCACGAAATGCCGCGCTCCAAGCCGTATCCCGACGTGTACCTGGCCGCAGCGGAAGCGCTCGGTGTCGATCCGAAGCGCTGCGCCGTGGTCGAAGACACGGTCACCGGCGCCACGGCCGGCGTGGCCGCGGGTGCCACGGTGTTCGGCTACAGCACCGGCGAATCGGGCCACAGCGGCCCCGGCGCACTGCGCGCCGCAGGTGCCGTGGCCGTGTTCAGCGACATGACCGAGCTGCCCGCATTGCTGGCCAGCTACGGCCTGCAGGCGGCCTGA